In Salmo trutta unplaced genomic scaffold, fSalTru1.1, whole genome shotgun sequence, a single genomic region encodes these proteins:
- the LOC115188367 gene encoding thymidine phosphorylase isoform X3, whose translation MAQHEQSAASFPEHIRKKRNGEQLSAGEIRDFVQGVKDKTIQESQIGAMLMAIWLQGMVAEETLALTKEMMMSGEVMSWPAEWEGLVVDKHSTGGVGDKISLVLAPALAACGCKVPMISGRGLAHTGGTLDKLESIPGFNVYQSVQQLHGILEEVGCCIVGQTDNLVPADKVMYALRDVTSTVDSLPLITGSIISKKGAESLNALVLDVKFGNAALYKDLGSAKSLAQSMVTVGNSLGIRTGAVLSRMNCPIGRCVGNTLEVMESLECLKGRGPDDILELVTSLGGLLLWMVGRAGSLEEGKKVISTTLQNGAALEKFQNMMIGQGVTSQIAASLCSTNTDYYSILRRAHYQTELETQGHGTVLDIDGMVIAQVLHRLGAGRSKAGDPVNHSVGAELLLSLGQKVEKGQPWLRVHYETPALSAEQRLSLQGALTLGPADQLLTQPLVAEIILP comes from the exons ATGGCGCAACACGAGCAGAGCGCAGCCTCTTTCCCCGAGCACATCCGCAAGAAACGGAACGGTGAACAGCTGAGCGCTGGGGAGATCCGAGACTTCGTTCAGGGTGTCAAGGACAAGACCATCCAAGAGAGTCAgattg gGGCCATGCTGATGGCAATCTGGCTGCAGGGCATGGTAGCGGAGGAGACTCTCGCACTGACGAAGGAGATGATGATGTCAGGGGAAGTGATGTCATGGCCGGCAGAGTGGGAGGGGCTAGTGGTGGATAAACACTCGACGGGTGGAGTGGGGGACAAGATCAGCCTGGTGCTGGCTCCTGCTCTGGCTGCCTGCGGCTGCAAG GTACCCATGATAAGTGGCAGAGGTCTGGCGCACACAGGCGGCACGCTCGACAAACTGGAGTCTATCCCTGGCTTTAACGTCTATCAGTCAGTACAAcag CTGCATGGAATCCTGGAGGAGGTTGGCTGTTGCATTGTAGGACAGACAGATAACCTGGTGCCTGCTGATAAGGTCATGTACGCTCTGAGAGACGTTACGTCTACAGTCGACAGCCTCCCACTCATCAcag GCTCTATCATCTCTAAGAAGGGTGCTGAGTCTCTGAATGCGTTGGTTCTGGATGTGAAGTTTGGGAATGCAGCTCTCTACAAAGACCTGGGCAGTGCCAAGTCACTGGCCCAGTCCATG GTGACAGTTGGGAACAGTTTGGGGATCCGTACGGGGGCGGTGCTTAGTCGTATGAACTGTCCTATTGGTCGCTGTGTGGGGAACACTCTGGAAGTGATGGAGTCCCTGGAGTGTCTAAAGGGGAGGGGGCCAGACGACATACTGGAGCTGGTCACAAGTCTGG gtgggctGCTGTTGTGGATGGTTGGCCGTGCAGGGAGCCTGGAGGAGGGTAAAAAGGTGATCTCTACAACCCTGCAGAATGGTGCAGCCCTGGAAAAGTTCCAGAACATGATGATTGGTCAGGGAGTAACCAGTCAGATCGCTGCATCACTCTGTTCAACCAACACAGACTACTACAGCATCCTGAGACGGGCACACTACCAGACAGAACTGGAGACACAGGGccacg GGACAGTGCTGGACATAGACGGCATGGTCATTGCTCAGGTGCTGCACAGGTTGGGGGCGGGACGTTCGAAGGCCGGAGACCCTGTCAATCACAGCGTGGGGGCGGAGCTTCTGCTGTCTTTGGGACAGAAGGTGGAGAAAG GGCAGCCATGGCTGCGTGTCCACTACGAGACTCCGGCGCTGAGCGCAGAGCAGAGACTCAGTCTCCAAGGGGCGCTGACACTGGGGCCCGCCGACCAGCTACTGACACAGCCACTAGTGGCAGAAATCATACTGCCATAG
- the LOC115188367 gene encoding thymidine phosphorylase isoform X2, with translation MSSRWRKRDQSRPDRKVSFSFIWQIQLASSANRNALLKHTFQHNTRTVLSQAAGMAQHEQSAASFPEHIRKKRNGEQLSAGEIRDFVQGVKDKTIQESQIGAMLMAIWLQGMVAEETLALTKEMMMSGEVMSWPAEWEGLVVDKHSTGGVGDKISLVLAPALAACGCKVPMISGRGLAHTGGTLDKLESIPGFNVYQSVQQLHGILEEVGCCIVGQTDNLVPADKVMYALRDVTSTVDSLPLITGSIISKKGAESLNALVLDVKFGNAALYKDLGSAKSLAQSMVTVGNSLGIRTGAVLSRMNCPIGRCVGNTLEVMESLECLKGRGPDDILELVTSLGGLLLWMVGRAGSLEEGKKVISTTLQNGAALEKFQNMMIGQGVTSQIAASLCSTNTDYYSILRRAHYQTELETQGHGTVLDIDGMVIAQVLHRLGAGRSKAGDPVNHSVGAELLLSLGQKVEKGQPWLRVHYETPALSAEQRLSLQGALTLGPADQLLTQPLVAEIILP, from the exons ATGTCCAGTAGATGGCGGAAAAGAGACCAATCACGTCCCGACAGGAAAG tttcattTTCGTTTATCTGGCAAATTCAGCTGGCTAGTTCAGCCAACAGAAACGCCCTGCTCAAACatactttccaacacaacactagAACTGTTCTAAGTCAAG CTGCAGGGATGGCGCAACACGAGCAGAGCGCAGCCTCTTTCCCCGAGCACATCCGCAAGAAACGGAACGGTGAACAGCTGAGCGCTGGGGAGATCCGAGACTTCGTTCAGGGTGTCAAGGACAAGACCATCCAAGAGAGTCAgattg gGGCCATGCTGATGGCAATCTGGCTGCAGGGCATGGTAGCGGAGGAGACTCTCGCACTGACGAAGGAGATGATGATGTCAGGGGAAGTGATGTCATGGCCGGCAGAGTGGGAGGGGCTAGTGGTGGATAAACACTCGACGGGTGGAGTGGGGGACAAGATCAGCCTGGTGCTGGCTCCTGCTCTGGCTGCCTGCGGCTGCAAG GTACCCATGATAAGTGGCAGAGGTCTGGCGCACACAGGCGGCACGCTCGACAAACTGGAGTCTATCCCTGGCTTTAACGTCTATCAGTCAGTACAAcag CTGCATGGAATCCTGGAGGAGGTTGGCTGTTGCATTGTAGGACAGACAGATAACCTGGTGCCTGCTGATAAGGTCATGTACGCTCTGAGAGACGTTACGTCTACAGTCGACAGCCTCCCACTCATCAcag GCTCTATCATCTCTAAGAAGGGTGCTGAGTCTCTGAATGCGTTGGTTCTGGATGTGAAGTTTGGGAATGCAGCTCTCTACAAAGACCTGGGCAGTGCCAAGTCACTGGCCCAGTCCATG GTGACAGTTGGGAACAGTTTGGGGATCCGTACGGGGGCGGTGCTTAGTCGTATGAACTGTCCTATTGGTCGCTGTGTGGGGAACACTCTGGAAGTGATGGAGTCCCTGGAGTGTCTAAAGGGGAGGGGGCCAGACGACATACTGGAGCTGGTCACAAGTCTGG gtgggctGCTGTTGTGGATGGTTGGCCGTGCAGGGAGCCTGGAGGAGGGTAAAAAGGTGATCTCTACAACCCTGCAGAATGGTGCAGCCCTGGAAAAGTTCCAGAACATGATGATTGGTCAGGGAGTAACCAGTCAGATCGCTGCATCACTCTGTTCAACCAACACAGACTACTACAGCATCCTGAGACGGGCACACTACCAGACAGAACTGGAGACACAGGGccacg GGACAGTGCTGGACATAGACGGCATGGTCATTGCTCAGGTGCTGCACAGGTTGGGGGCGGGACGTTCGAAGGCCGGAGACCCTGTCAATCACAGCGTGGGGGCGGAGCTTCTGCTGTCTTTGGGACAGAAGGTGGAGAAAG GGCAGCCATGGCTGCGTGTCCACTACGAGACTCCGGCGCTGAGCGCAGAGCAGAGACTCAGTCTCCAAGGGGCGCTGACACTGGGGCCCGCCGACCAGCTACTGACACAGCCACTAGTGGCAGAAATCATACTGCCATAG
- the LOC115188367 gene encoding thymidine phosphorylase isoform X1: MSSRWRKRDQSRPDRKVSFSFIWQIQLASSANRNALLKHTFQHNTRTVLSQAVCQSTVCQSAVCQSAAGMAQHEQSAASFPEHIRKKRNGEQLSAGEIRDFVQGVKDKTIQESQIGAMLMAIWLQGMVAEETLALTKEMMMSGEVMSWPAEWEGLVVDKHSTGGVGDKISLVLAPALAACGCKVPMISGRGLAHTGGTLDKLESIPGFNVYQSVQQLHGILEEVGCCIVGQTDNLVPADKVMYALRDVTSTVDSLPLITGSIISKKGAESLNALVLDVKFGNAALYKDLGSAKSLAQSMVTVGNSLGIRTGAVLSRMNCPIGRCVGNTLEVMESLECLKGRGPDDILELVTSLGGLLLWMVGRAGSLEEGKKVISTTLQNGAALEKFQNMMIGQGVTSQIAASLCSTNTDYYSILRRAHYQTELETQGHGTVLDIDGMVIAQVLHRLGAGRSKAGDPVNHSVGAELLLSLGQKVEKGQPWLRVHYETPALSAEQRLSLQGALTLGPADQLLTQPLVAEIILP; encoded by the exons ATGTCCAGTAGATGGCGGAAAAGAGACCAATCACGTCCCGACAGGAAAG tttcattTTCGTTTATCTGGCAAATTCAGCTGGCTAGTTCAGCCAACAGAAACGCCCTGCTCAAACatactttccaacacaacactagAACTGTTCTAAGTCAAG CTGTGTGTCAGTCCACTGTGTGTCAATCCGCTGTGTGTCAGTCAGCTGCAGGGATGGCGCAACACGAGCAGAGCGCAGCCTCTTTCCCCGAGCACATCCGCAAGAAACGGAACGGTGAACAGCTGAGCGCTGGGGAGATCCGAGACTTCGTTCAGGGTGTCAAGGACAAGACCATCCAAGAGAGTCAgattg gGGCCATGCTGATGGCAATCTGGCTGCAGGGCATGGTAGCGGAGGAGACTCTCGCACTGACGAAGGAGATGATGATGTCAGGGGAAGTGATGTCATGGCCGGCAGAGTGGGAGGGGCTAGTGGTGGATAAACACTCGACGGGTGGAGTGGGGGACAAGATCAGCCTGGTGCTGGCTCCTGCTCTGGCTGCCTGCGGCTGCAAG GTACCCATGATAAGTGGCAGAGGTCTGGCGCACACAGGCGGCACGCTCGACAAACTGGAGTCTATCCCTGGCTTTAACGTCTATCAGTCAGTACAAcag CTGCATGGAATCCTGGAGGAGGTTGGCTGTTGCATTGTAGGACAGACAGATAACCTGGTGCCTGCTGATAAGGTCATGTACGCTCTGAGAGACGTTACGTCTACAGTCGACAGCCTCCCACTCATCAcag GCTCTATCATCTCTAAGAAGGGTGCTGAGTCTCTGAATGCGTTGGTTCTGGATGTGAAGTTTGGGAATGCAGCTCTCTACAAAGACCTGGGCAGTGCCAAGTCACTGGCCCAGTCCATG GTGACAGTTGGGAACAGTTTGGGGATCCGTACGGGGGCGGTGCTTAGTCGTATGAACTGTCCTATTGGTCGCTGTGTGGGGAACACTCTGGAAGTGATGGAGTCCCTGGAGTGTCTAAAGGGGAGGGGGCCAGACGACATACTGGAGCTGGTCACAAGTCTGG gtgggctGCTGTTGTGGATGGTTGGCCGTGCAGGGAGCCTGGAGGAGGGTAAAAAGGTGATCTCTACAACCCTGCAGAATGGTGCAGCCCTGGAAAAGTTCCAGAACATGATGATTGGTCAGGGAGTAACCAGTCAGATCGCTGCATCACTCTGTTCAACCAACACAGACTACTACAGCATCCTGAGACGGGCACACTACCAGACAGAACTGGAGACACAGGGccacg GGACAGTGCTGGACATAGACGGCATGGTCATTGCTCAGGTGCTGCACAGGTTGGGGGCGGGACGTTCGAAGGCCGGAGACCCTGTCAATCACAGCGTGGGGGCGGAGCTTCTGCTGTCTTTGGGACAGAAGGTGGAGAAAG GGCAGCCATGGCTGCGTGTCCACTACGAGACTCCGGCGCTGAGCGCAGAGCAGAGACTCAGTCTCCAAGGGGCGCTGACACTGGGGCCCGCCGACCAGCTACTGACACAGCCACTAGTGGCAGAAATCATACTGCCATAG
- the LOC115188369 gene encoding CD82 antigen isoform X2, whose product MKVDDKFQILKFFAAVFNSVFLILGLCIFGCAVWILFDKDNFISVLSSVEVKTVAGGLFIIGLVVVGVTILGCMGAQLENRCFLLLYMGFLICIVLGQLFVTFIILLNHGKITSKMKIEVDKIITEYGTNPDNQRHWKLLDNVQRYGHCCGMQSPNDWQSNMFIKNNSLIEVYPCSCFNTTDCPAISGFSTLLFGNGNETQIHPQSCVDIITNWLKENTLTIVGMEVGLLIVQILQFIVAVYLYQTVGQKAKLRNVSQLIRSEDHREPNPDFLDDPDQNHAYPEPNQAYAHTNFAYPEDQHQADFGPNHSYHR is encoded by the exons ATGAAGGTGGACGACAAGTTTCAAATTCTGAAATTCTTTGCAGCAGTTTTCAACTCTGTTTTCCTG ATTCTGGGGCTCTGTATCTTTGGATGTGCGGTATGGATCTTGTTTGACAAAGACAATTTCATTTCTGTTCTCAGCTCTG ttgaggTGAAGACTGTTGCTGGGGGACTGTTCATCATTGGTCTAGTGGTGGTTGGTGTCACTATCCTGGGGTGTATGGGAGCCCAACTGGAGAACAGGTGCTTCCTACTACTG TATATGGGCTTCCTGATCTGCATCGTCCTTGGTCAGCTGTTTGTCACCTTCATCATTTTGTTAAATCATGGAAAG ATCACATCTAAGATGAAAATAGAAGTGGATAAGATCATCACTGAATATGGAACAAACCCTGACAATCAACGACATTGGAAGCTTCTGGATAATGTACAGCGCTAT gggcacTGCTGTGGTATGCAGAGTCCTAATGACTGGCAGAGCAACATGTTCATTAAGAACAACAGTCTGATAGAGGTGTATCCCTGTTCCTGTTTCAACACCACGGACTGTCCTGCCATCTCAGGATTCAGCACACTGCTGTTTGGAAATGGAAATGAAACACAGATCCATCCACAg aGTTGTGTAGACATAATCACCAACTGGCTGAAGGAGAACACTTTGACAATAGTGGGCATGGAAGTGGGCCTGCTAATCGTTcag ATCCTCCAGTTTATAGTGGCTGTGTATCTGTACCAGACTGTTGGTCAGAAAGCCAAGCTGAGAAATGTTAGTCAACTGATTCGCTCTGAGGACCATCGTGAACCAAACCCTGACTTCCTTGATGACCCTGACCAAAACCATGCCTATCCTGAACCAAACCAGGCCTACGCACATACAAACTTTGCCTACCCTGAAGACCAACACCAGGCTGACTTCGGACCAAACCATTCCTACCACCGCTAA
- the LOC115188368 gene encoding THAP domain-containing protein 5-like isoform X1, with protein sequence MPRYCAVKRCKNRGGTPSKENKRISFYPFPLQDEVRLQIWVDNMKREEWTPSRHQYLCSEHFTEDCFDLRWGIRYLKHTAFPTIFPHTHHDEDKAVSTSKNTTKPKTRICDANIELIRSPSPPGKNTPLILKRTVRVEPVVVSVTPVPNPEDASESTVTTLLYERPFVSDTEASTPSEMVLGEVMLSETQAAVCEVNRELSGDSGGILTASCLNLSGETQTLQQLDTLDSTVTVLCCESVVPVGHFSECEATVDALHVALGQTFRIFPVELRREEWVGDREEGPGEGDHISVYEHSYSKQDTDKEQLWRKIASLHTKIMELDRREESTMAKIQWLESQMAHLKKSNIVLKEKQKLLEDYITSALL encoded by the exons ATGCCCCGTTACTGTGCTGTAAAACGTTGCAAAAATCGTGGAGGAACACCCTCTAAAGAAAACAAGAGAATAAGCTTTTACCC GTTCCCCTTGCAAGATGAGGTCAGGCTGCAGATATGGGTAGACAACATGAAGCGAGAGGAGTGGACCCCCAGCAGACACCAGTACCTGTGTAGTGAACATTTCACTGAGGACTGCTTTGACCTGCGATGGGGGATCCGGTACCTGAAACACACAGCCTTCCCCACCATCTTCCCTCACACACACCAT GATGAAGATAAAGCAGTTTCCACCAGTAAGAACACCACCAAGCCCAAAACCAGGATATGCGACGCCAACATTGAACTCATccgctccccctcccctcctggcAAGAATACACCTCTGATTCTGAAAAGGACAGTCAGAGTGGAACCAGTCGTGGTGAGTGTCActcctgtccctaaccctgaggATGCCAGTGAATCTACGGTCACTACACTGTTATATGAAAGACCGTTTGTTTCAGACACAGAGGCCTCTACTCCTAGTGAAATGGTCCTGGGAGAGGTGATGCTCTCAGAGACCCAGGCTGCAGTGTGTGAGGTGAACAGAGAACTATCTGGAGACAGTGGTGGGATACTGACAGCCTCATGCTTGAACCTGTCTGGTGAGACACAGACACTGCAGCAGCTGGATACACTGGACTCCACTGTGACTGTGCTCTGCTGTGAATCCGTCGTCCCTGTTGGCCATTTCTCTGAATGTGAAGCCACGGTGGACGCCCTCCATGTGGCCCTCGGTCAGACGTTTAGGATCTTCCCTGTGGAGCTGCGGAGGGAGGAGTGGGTGGGAGACCGGGAGGAGGGCCCCGGGGAGGGGGATCACATCTCTGTGTACGAGCACTCCTACTCCAAACAGGACACGGACAAGGAACAGCTGTGGAGGAAGATAGCCAGCCTCCACACCAAGATCATGGAGCTGGATAGGAGAGAGGAAAGCACTATGGCTAAAATACAATGGCTTGAGAGCCAGATGGCACATCTGAAGAAGAGCAAcattgttttgaaagaaaagcagaaATTACTAGAGGACTATATTACTTCTGCGTTGCTCTGA
- the LOC115188368 gene encoding THAP domain-containing protein 5-like isoform X2 produces MKREEWTPSRHQYLCSEHFTEDCFDLRWGIRYLKHTAFPTIFPHTHHDEDKAVSTSKNTTKPKTRICDANIELIRSPSPPGKNTPLILKRTVRVEPVVVSVTPVPNPEDASESTVTTLLYERPFVSDTEASTPSEMVLGEVMLSETQAAVCEVNRELSGDSGGILTASCLNLSGETQTLQQLDTLDSTVTVLCCESVVPVGHFSECEATVDALHVALGQTFRIFPVELRREEWVGDREEGPGEGDHISVYEHSYSKQDTDKEQLWRKIASLHTKIMELDRREESTMAKIQWLESQMAHLKKSNIVLKEKQKLLEDYITSALL; encoded by the exons ATGAAGCGAGAGGAGTGGACCCCCAGCAGACACCAGTACCTGTGTAGTGAACATTTCACTGAGGACTGCTTTGACCTGCGATGGGGGATCCGGTACCTGAAACACACAGCCTTCCCCACCATCTTCCCTCACACACACCAT GATGAAGATAAAGCAGTTTCCACCAGTAAGAACACCACCAAGCCCAAAACCAGGATATGCGACGCCAACATTGAACTCATccgctccccctcccctcctggcAAGAATACACCTCTGATTCTGAAAAGGACAGTCAGAGTGGAACCAGTCGTGGTGAGTGTCActcctgtccctaaccctgaggATGCCAGTGAATCTACGGTCACTACACTGTTATATGAAAGACCGTTTGTTTCAGACACAGAGGCCTCTACTCCTAGTGAAATGGTCCTGGGAGAGGTGATGCTCTCAGAGACCCAGGCTGCAGTGTGTGAGGTGAACAGAGAACTATCTGGAGACAGTGGTGGGATACTGACAGCCTCATGCTTGAACCTGTCTGGTGAGACACAGACACTGCAGCAGCTGGATACACTGGACTCCACTGTGACTGTGCTCTGCTGTGAATCCGTCGTCCCTGTTGGCCATTTCTCTGAATGTGAAGCCACGGTGGACGCCCTCCATGTGGCCCTCGGTCAGACGTTTAGGATCTTCCCTGTGGAGCTGCGGAGGGAGGAGTGGGTGGGAGACCGGGAGGAGGGCCCCGGGGAGGGGGATCACATCTCTGTGTACGAGCACTCCTACTCCAAACAGGACACGGACAAGGAACAGCTGTGGAGGAAGATAGCCAGCCTCCACACCAAGATCATGGAGCTGGATAGGAGAGAGGAAAGCACTATGGCTAAAATACAATGGCTTGAGAGCCAGATGGCACATCTGAAGAAGAGCAAcattgttttgaaagaaaagcagaaATTACTAGAGGACTATATTACTTCTGCGTTGCTCTGA
- the LOC115188448 gene encoding arg8-vasotocin receptor-like, which produces MSLQLNYSGNGSSEREDAGGTDETGEHDFALLKAGVLGLIFVLATCGNLCLLRALWRKRKMNTRTHLFLLHLCFADLVVAFFQVLPQLCMEVTHRFRGSDFVCRSVKYLQVVGMFASTYMIVAMTIDRYHAVCKPMVSFLKGSFKRYVAIGAAWLISLAFSTPQLFIFSLQELEDNLYDCWATFIEPWGSKIYISWITLSVFVLPVIILLYCQIKICTGIYFNMKRKALQASTSDGRTGTKGVSSAMLKTVKMTFVIIMVYSICWSPFFVVQLWSAWSPSTAPTNGPLFVIIMLLASLNSCTNPWIYLYYS; this is translated from the exons ATGAGTTTACAACTCAATTATAGTGGCAATGGCAGTTCAGAGCGGGAGGACGCGGGAGGAACTGATGAAACAGGTGAACACGACTTTGCGCTTCTAAAAGCTGGAGTTTTGGGATTGATTTTTGTCTTAGCCACATGTGGGAATTTGTGCCTTCTACGTGCGCTTTGGAGGAAGCGCAAGATGAATACAAGGACCCACCTGTTCCTTCTGCACCTGTGCTTCGCGGACCTAGTGGTCGCTTTCTTCCAAGTCCTACCGCAGCTCTGCATGGAGGTTACGCACCGGTTCCGCGGCTCAGACTTCGTCTGTAGGTCGGTGAAATATCTTCAGGTGGTTGGGATGTTCGCCTCCACATACATGATAGTGGCCATGACCATAGATCGGTACCATGCGGTCTGCAAACCCATGGTGTCGTTCTTGAAGGGTTCCTTTAAGAGGTACGTCGCCATAGGCGCAGCGTGGCTGATCTCTCTGGCTTTCAGCACTCCGCAACTCTTCATCTTCTCTCTCCAAGAACTAGAGGACAACCTGTATGATTGTTGGGCGACATTTATTGAACCTTGGGGTTCTAAGATATACATCAGCTGGATTACTTTATCAGTGTTTGTTCTCCCGGTTATCATCTTGCTGTACTGCCAGATTAAAATATGCACGGGGATATACTTTAACATGAAGAGAAAGGCGCTCCAGGCTTCCACGAGCGACGGGCGCACGGGCACCAAAGGGGTCTCGAGCGCGATGTTGAAGACTGTCAAAATGACATTCGTCATCATTATGGTCTACTCGATATGCTGGAGCCCCTTCTTTGTGGTCCAGTTGTGGTCTGCATGGAGTCCCAGTACAGCGCCCACAAATG gtccacTGTTTGTCATCATCATGCTGCTTGCCAGTCTGAACAGCTGTACCAACCCCTGGATCTATCTTTACTACAGCTAG
- the LOC115188455 gene encoding A-kinase anchor protein 14-like — MDERPSSNLSLRASEIVKNVLENARGALGHQQEVEDSTEYEFRNIEWITCKDFTIELGKLRIEEYIHTWEVHTSWLFSLVFLQETDHEFHKQYHYRAQWSIPTRRTPIPKATACVYFVIVISKIKPQTLPVEVYFLVESNRLTHRPGQTRFREKWLKDVIESKTLLQNTVDF, encoded by the coding sequence ATGGATGAGAGACCTTCATCAAACCTAAGCTTGAGAGCATCTGAAATCGTGAAAAATGTACTGGAGAACGCACGCGGTGCCCTCGGCCACCAGCAAGAGGTGGAAGACTCCACCGAATACGAGTTTAGAAACATCGAATGGATCACTTGCAAGGACTTTACAATTGAACTGGGGAAACTGCGAATCGAGGAGTACATCCACACATGGGAGGTGCACACCAGCTGGCTTTTTAGCCTAGTATTCCTCCAGGAGACGGATCACGAGTTTCACAAACAGTACCACTACCGGGCACAATGGAGCATCCCCACCCGACGCACCCCGATCCCCAAGGCGACTGCCTGTGTCTACTTTGTCATTGTGATTTCCAAGATCAAACCTCAGACTTTGCCCGTGGAGGTGTACTTTCTAGTGGAGTCGAACAGGCTGACACACAGGCCAGGCCAAACGAGGTTCAGGGAGAAGTGGTTGAAAGACGTCATCGAGAGCAAAACGTTGCTCCAGAATACTGTAGACTTTTAG